Below is a window of Pseudomonas eucalypticola DNA.
CAGGATGCGCGAATACTCGTGGCGGTCCTTGTTGGCGTAGGTCTTGGCCAGGGTCGGCAGCAAGATGGTGCCCAAGGCCACGCCCAGCACACCGGAAGGCAGCTCCATCAGCCGGTCGGCGTAGTACATCCACGACACTGAGCCGGCCGCCAGGAACGAGGCGAAGATGGTGTTGATGATCAGCGAAATCTGGCTCACCGACACGCCGAGAATGGCTGGCCCCATCTGTTTCATTACCCGCAGCGCGCCCGTGTCGCGCAGGTTCAGGCGTGGCAGTACCAGCATGCCGATCTTTTTCAGGTGCGGCAGTTGGTAGAGCAACTGCGCCAGGCCGCCGGCCAGCACGCCCCAGGCCAGCACCATGATGGGTGGGTGGAAATAGGGCGTCAGGAACAGCGCGAAGATAATCTGCGCGATGTTGAGCAGCGTCGGCGTGAAGGCCGGTACCGAAAAGCGGTTCCAGGTATTGAGGATGGCGCCAACGAAGGACGACAGCGAGATCAGCAATATATAGGGAAAGGTCACCCGCAGAAGGTCGGCGGTGAGCTGGAATTTTTCCGGGGTATCAGCGAAACCCGGCGCGGTCACCCAAATGACGAATGGCGCGGCGATCATGCCCACTACCGTCACCAGCGCCAGGACCAGCGTCAGCATGCCCGCCACATAAGCGATGAATGTGCGCGTCGCCTCCTCGCCCTGCTGGCTCTTGTATTCGGCCAGGATGGGCACGAATGCCTGGGAGAAAGCACCCTCGGCGAAGATGCGCCGCAGCAGGTTGGGCAGCTTGAAGGCGATGAAAAAGGCGTCGGTGGCCATGCCGGCACCGAAAATACGGGCGATCAGGGTGTCGCGCACGAAGCCCAGCACCCGCGAGATCATGGTGATGGAGCTGACCGCGAACAGTGACTTGAGAAGATTCATCGAAAGATTTTTCTGCCTTCTGGACAAAGAGCAGCGCGAGATTGCGCGCAACTGTGCGATACTCCGCGCCGCATCAGCAGGCAGAGCCAAAACTCGCGAGTTTACAGGTCAGGCGCCAGAAGGGAATCTCTCACTTCGGCAATGACCACTCAGCGGAACGTCTCAAGCACCCTTGACAACAGATCCAGTCATCGGCATGATTCGCGGCCTATTTTGTTTGCTATTTAAAAAAGTCTTTCGAGGAGCTCGACGGTGGCCAACTCACCTTCCGCCAAAAAACGTGCAAAACAGGCTGAGAAGCGTCGCAGCCACAACGCCAGCCTGCGTTCCATGGTCCGCACCTACATCAAGAATGTAGTCAAAGCCATTGACGCAAAAGACGCCGAAAAAGCACAAGCTGCTTACGTTCTGGCCGTGCCAGTTATCGACCGTATGGCCGATAAAGGCATCATCCACAAGAACAAGGCTGCTCGCCATAAAGGCCGTCTGAATGGCCACATCAAAGCACTGGTTCAGGCTGCCGCCTAAGCTTATTGCTTGATGTACCAAAAAACCGACCCCAGGGTCGGTTT
It encodes the following:
- the murJ gene encoding murein biosynthesis integral membrane protein MurJ, with the protein product MNLLKSLFAVSSITMISRVLGFVRDTLIARIFGAGMATDAFFIAFKLPNLLRRIFAEGAFSQAFVPILAEYKSQQGEEATRTFIAYVAGMLTLVLALVTVVGMIAAPFVIWVTAPGFADTPEKFQLTADLLRVTFPYILLISLSSFVGAILNTWNRFSVPAFTPTLLNIAQIIFALFLTPYFHPPIMVLAWGVLAGGLAQLLYQLPHLKKIGMLVLPRLNLRDTGALRVMKQMGPAILGVSVSQISLIINTIFASFLAAGSVSWMYYADRLMELPSGVLGVALGTILLPTLAKTYANKDRHEYSRILDWGLRLCFILVLPCAVALALLSEPLTVALFQYGKFDAFDASMTQRALIAYAVGLLGIILIKVLAPGFYAQQNIRTPVKIAMFTLAATQLMNLAFIGSLAHAGLALAISGGACLNAGLLYWQLRKQDMFQPQPGWLKFFIKLLLAVVAMAAVLLGMMQFMPAWSEGQMLARFLRLGALVLTGVVVYFGVLFAFGFRLRDFARRGLA
- the rpsT gene encoding 30S ribosomal protein S20, whose amino-acid sequence is MANSPSAKKRAKQAEKRRSHNASLRSMVRTYIKNVVKAIDAKDAEKAQAAYVLAVPVIDRMADKGIIHKNKAARHKGRLNGHIKALVQAAA